Proteins from a single region of Pseudomonas ekonensis:
- a CDS encoding ABC transporter permease — protein MFKLSPLGRRRFQRFKKNRRGWWSLWLFVGLFVLSLGGELIANDKPLVVSYQGQWYFPVFKRHTEQAFGGQLPFQADYRSDYVQQLIRKDGGWLLFPPIPFSDDTPNYDLNKPAPSPPTTVNWLGTDDQARDVLARVIFGARVSILFALMLTFVSALIGIAAGALQGYYGGWVDLLGQRLLEVWSGLPVLYLLIILSGFVEPNFWWLLGIMALFSWLALVDVVRAEFLRGRNLEYVKAARALGLSDRKVIFRHILPNAMNATLSYLPFILTGAISTLTALDFLGFGMPAGSASLGELIGQGKQNLQAPWLGLTAFFTLALILSLLVFIGEALRDAFDPRA, from the coding sequence ATGTTCAAGCTCTCGCCTCTGGGGCGCCGCCGTTTCCAACGGTTCAAGAAAAACCGCCGGGGCTGGTGGTCGCTGTGGCTGTTCGTCGGCCTGTTCGTCTTAAGCCTGGGCGGCGAGCTGATCGCCAACGACAAGCCGCTGGTCGTCAGCTATCAGGGCCAATGGTATTTTCCGGTGTTCAAGCGCCACACCGAACAGGCGTTCGGCGGACAACTGCCGTTCCAGGCCGACTACCGCAGCGACTATGTGCAGCAACTCATCCGCAAGGACGGCGGCTGGCTGCTGTTCCCGCCGATCCCGTTCAGCGACGACACGCCCAACTACGACCTCAACAAACCGGCCCCGAGCCCGCCGACCACGGTCAACTGGCTGGGCACCGACGACCAGGCGCGGGACGTGCTGGCCCGGGTGATCTTCGGCGCGCGGGTGTCGATCCTGTTCGCCTTGATGCTGACCTTCGTCAGCGCGCTGATCGGCATCGCCGCCGGCGCCTTGCAGGGCTACTACGGCGGCTGGGTCGACTTGCTCGGGCAACGGCTGCTGGAGGTCTGGTCGGGGCTGCCGGTGCTGTACCTGCTGATCATCCTGTCGGGCTTCGTCGAGCCGAACTTCTGGTGGCTGCTGGGGATCATGGCGCTGTTCTCCTGGCTGGCGCTGGTGGATGTGGTGCGCGCCGAATTCCTGCGCGGGCGCAACCTGGAGTACGTCAAGGCCGCGCGGGCACTGGGCCTGAGCGACCGCAAAGTGATCTTCCGGCACATTCTGCCCAACGCGATGAACGCGACCCTGAGCTACCTGCCGTTCATCCTGACCGGGGCGATCTCGACCCTCACGGCGCTGGACTTCCTGGGTTTCGGCATGCCCGCCGGCAGCGCGTCGCTGGGCGAACTGATCGGCCAGGGCAAGCAGAACCTGCAAGCGCCGTGGCTCGGCCTGACGGCGTTCTTCACCCTGGCGCTGATCCTTTCACTGTTGGTGTTCATCGGCGAGGCGTTGCGCGATGCCTTCGACCCTCGCGCCTGA
- the gacA gene encoding response regulator transcription factor GacA, with product MIRVLVVDDHDLVRTGITRMLADIDGLQVVGQAESGEESLIKARELKPDVVLMDVKMPGIGGLEATRKLLRSHPDIKVVAVTVCEEDPFPTRLLQAGAAGYLTKGAGLAEMVQAIRLVFAGQRYISPQIAQQLAIKSFQPTNDSPFDALSEREIQIALMIVGCQKVQIISDKLCLSPKTVNTYRYRIFEKLSISSDVELTLLAVRHGMVDASL from the coding sequence TTGATTAGGGTGCTAGTGGTCGATGACCATGATCTCGTTCGTACAGGCATTACACGGATGCTGGCCGATATCGATGGCCTGCAGGTGGTCGGGCAGGCCGAGTCCGGGGAAGAGTCCCTGATCAAGGCCCGGGAACTGAAGCCCGATGTGGTGCTGATGGACGTCAAGATGCCCGGCATCGGCGGCCTGGAAGCCACGCGCAAGTTGCTGCGCAGCCATCCGGACATCAAGGTGGTCGCGGTGACCGTGTGCGAGGAAGACCCGTTTCCGACGCGGTTGCTCCAGGCAGGTGCCGCCGGTTACCTGACCAAGGGCGCCGGCCTGGCGGAAATGGTGCAGGCCATACGCCTGGTGTTCGCCGGTCAGCGCTACATCAGCCCGCAGATTGCCCAACAGTTGGCGATCAAGTCCTTTCAGCCCACCAACGACTCGCCGTTCGACGCCCTGTCCGAGCGTGAGATCCAGATCGCGTTGATGATCGTCGGCTGTCAGAAGGTTCAGATCATTTCCGACAAACTGTGCCTGTCGCCCAAAACCGTCAACACCTACCGTTACCGCATCTTCGAGAAGCTTTCGATCAGCAGCGATGTCGAGCTGACGCTGCTGGCGGTTCGTCACGGCATGGTGGACGCCAGCCTCTGA
- a CDS encoding extracellular solute-binding protein, with protein sequence MRLAFPTLMFTAVALLLGAAGVDAAPQHALTVYGEPAKYPAGFSHFDYANPQAPKGGTMRRSAIEIGHFDHVLPYIDKGIGVTQIDGLLYSPLAQRSLDEPYTVYGLVAQKMERSEDGLSLRFFINPKARFADGQAITAEDVRYTYDLLMTQGSLRYRTQFADVKGVEVEAPLTVRFDFKSNENRTLPLDIATLPVFPQHWWKSRDFAGGGGYEPPLGSGPYRVGKVDSGRSITFERNPDWWGKDLPVSRGLYNFDHFSIEYFGDTDVARQVLRGGAYDYNREFSATGYSIGYDSPALSDGRLQKAHLATEAPQSAQGFVFNLQKPVFQDRRVRQALAMLWDFEWSNRQMMRNLYIRQQSYFSNTDLAARELPDADELKILEPLRGQIPDEVFTQVFEAPKTDGSGLIRDKQLQALELLEQAGWKPDGDQLVNAQGEPLAFTFLVSQNGMDRLLLPYKRTLKQIGIDLSIRRIDSSQYVNRLMSRDYDMIVTGYPVTTSPGGELLNYFGSASANDPGANNYMALKNPAVDTLINGLIRASTQADMLRYAHALDRVLQWNYYWIPNYYPPGTSTVWWNRFGIPAVQASNDEAIESWWEISRTPLTNQEMTAEKISRGRPGGPH encoded by the coding sequence ATGCGACTGGCTTTCCCCACTTTGATGTTCACTGCCGTGGCCCTGCTGCTGGGTGCCGCCGGTGTGGACGCCGCACCGCAACACGCGCTCACCGTCTATGGCGAACCGGCCAAGTACCCCGCCGGCTTCAGTCACTTCGACTACGCCAACCCGCAGGCGCCCAAGGGCGGGACGATGCGCCGCTCGGCCATCGAGATCGGCCACTTCGACCATGTCCTGCCTTACATCGACAAAGGCATCGGCGTCACCCAGATCGACGGCCTGCTCTACTCGCCGCTGGCCCAGCGCTCGCTGGACGAGCCCTACACCGTCTACGGCCTGGTCGCGCAAAAGATGGAACGCTCGGAGGACGGCCTGTCCCTGCGCTTTTTCATCAACCCCAAGGCCCGCTTCGCCGACGGTCAGGCGATCACCGCCGAAGACGTGCGCTACACCTACGACCTGCTGATGACCCAGGGCAGCCTGCGCTACCGCACCCAGTTCGCCGACGTCAAAGGCGTCGAGGTCGAGGCGCCGCTGACCGTGCGTTTCGACTTCAAGAGCAACGAAAACCGCACCCTGCCGCTGGACATCGCCACCCTGCCGGTGTTTCCGCAGCATTGGTGGAAGAGCCGTGACTTCGCCGGCGGCGGCGGATACGAACCGCCGCTGGGCAGCGGCCCGTACCGGGTCGGCAAGGTCGATTCCGGGCGCAGCATCACCTTCGAGCGCAATCCCGACTGGTGGGGCAAGGATCTGCCGGTGAGCCGCGGGCTCTACAACTTCGATCATTTCAGCATCGAATACTTCGGCGACACCGACGTCGCCCGCCAGGTGCTGCGCGGCGGCGCCTACGACTACAACCGCGAGTTCTCCGCCACCGGCTATTCCATCGGCTACGACAGCCCGGCCCTGAGCGACGGCCGTCTGCAAAAGGCCCACCTGGCCACCGAGGCGCCGCAATCGGCCCAAGGTTTCGTGTTCAACCTGCAGAAGCCGGTGTTCCAGGACCGCCGCGTGCGCCAGGCGCTGGCCATGCTCTGGGACTTCGAGTGGAGCAACCGGCAGATGATGCGCAACCTGTACATCCGCCAGCAGAGCTACTTCTCCAACACCGACCTGGCCGCCCGCGAGCTGCCGGACGCCGACGAACTGAAGATCCTCGAACCGCTGCGCGGGCAGATCCCCGACGAAGTCTTCACCCAGGTCTTCGAAGCGCCGAAGACCGACGGCAGCGGCCTGATCCGCGACAAGCAGCTCCAGGCGCTGGAGCTGCTGGAGCAAGCCGGCTGGAAACCGGACGGCGACCAGTTGGTCAACGCCCAGGGCGAACCGCTGGCGTTCACCTTCCTGGTCAGCCAGAACGGCATGGACCGCCTGCTGCTGCCCTACAAGCGCACGCTGAAGCAGATCGGCATCGACCTCAGCATCCGCCGCATCGACTCCTCGCAGTACGTCAACCGTCTGATGAGCCGCGACTACGACATGATCGTCACCGGTTACCCGGTCACCACGTCGCCGGGCGGCGAGCTGCTCAACTATTTCGGCTCGGCGTCGGCCAACGACCCCGGCGCCAACAACTACATGGCGCTGAAGAACCCGGCGGTGGACACCCTGATCAACGGCCTGATCCGCGCCTCGACCCAGGCCGACATGCTGCGCTACGCCCATGCGCTGGACCGGGTGCTGCAATGGAACTACTACTGGATCCCCAACTATTACCCGCCGGGCACCTCCACCGTGTGGTGGAACCGCTTCGGCATTCCCGCCGTGCAGGCCAGCAACGACGAGGCCATCGAGAGCTGGTGGGAAATCAGCCGCACGCCGTTGACCAACCAAGAGATGACCGCTGAGAAAATCAGCCGTGGCAGACCCGGAGGGCCGCACTGA
- a CDS encoding GNAT family N-acetyltransferase, with translation MVFDRRPASPADLAFARELTCRNMLRYYIQYDLLWRDEGFDVGWAGRENWLIVRDGVTSGFFSLSRDARAIYIRELQVAEACRRQGAGSWAIGQVVAMARQERRPAVRLTVFKSNPARNLYERQGFAVQGEDECFLRMELDPSTLVL, from the coding sequence ATGGTGTTTGACCGACGGCCGGCAAGCCCCGCCGATCTGGCGTTTGCCCGGGAACTCACCTGCCGGAACATGCTGCGTTACTACATCCAGTACGATCTGCTGTGGCGGGACGAAGGGTTCGACGTGGGTTGGGCGGGGCGTGAAAACTGGCTGATCGTGCGTGACGGGGTGACGTCCGGCTTTTTCAGCCTGAGCCGCGATGCGCGGGCGATCTATATTCGTGAGTTGCAGGTTGCCGAAGCCTGTCGCCGTCAGGGTGCGGGCTCCTGGGCAATCGGTCAGGTTGTTGCGATGGCGCGTCAGGAACGGCGCCCGGCCGTGCGCCTGACCGTGTTCAAGAGCAATCCGGCCCGGAACTTGTATGAAAGACAGGGATTTGCCGTGCAGGGCGAGGACGAGTGTTTCCTGCGGATGGAATTGGATCCGAGTACGCTTGTGCTCTGA
- a CDS encoding peptidylprolyl isomerase gives MARATARHILVATEAKCNELKAEIEGGADFAEVAKKNSTCPSSRDGGNLGSFGPGQMVKEFDTVVFSAPVNTVQGPVKTQFGYHLLEVTSRQD, from the coding sequence ATGGCCCGAGCCACCGCCCGCCACATCCTGGTTGCCACTGAAGCCAAGTGCAACGAACTCAAGGCCGAGATCGAAGGCGGCGCCGATTTCGCCGAAGTGGCCAAGAAGAACTCCACCTGCCCGTCCAGCCGCGACGGCGGCAACCTGGGCTCGTTCGGCCCGGGCCAGATGGTCAAGGAATTCGACACCGTGGTGTTCAGCGCACCGGTCAACACCGTGCAAGGCCCGGTGAAGACCCAGTTCGGCTACCACCTGCTGGAAGTCACCAGCCGTCAGGACTGA
- a CDS encoding 3-deoxy-7-phosphoheptulonate synthase, with protein MNSSVSALPLSTLDSANESLTLRLPTSLQLKQQLPLGNVLSQQVAVHRQAVRAILDGEDHRLLVIVGPCSIHDPRSALEYAEKLARLSHDVSDQMLLVMRAYVEKPRTTVGWKGLAYDPRLDGSDDMADGLTLSRELMLEMIRLGLPIATELLQPMAAGYFDDLLSWAAIGARTTESQIHREMVSGLPMPVGFKNGTDGGVAIAVDAMRSAAHGHRHFGIDSQGHPAVVQTPGNPDTHLVLRGGHKGPNFDRGSVAEIQTALARQPVPGRIMVDCSHANSGKDPLRQPAVFNDVLEQRLQGNRALIGMMLESHLFDGCQPLSGTLRYGVSITDGCLGFSPTEQLLLQAAERLRNQA; from the coding sequence ATGAACTCGTCCGTTTCTGCGTTGCCGCTGTCCACCCTCGATTCCGCCAACGAATCGCTGACCCTGCGCCTGCCCACCTCGTTGCAGCTCAAGCAGCAATTGCCCCTCGGCAATGTCCTGAGCCAGCAAGTCGCCGTCCACCGCCAGGCGGTCCGCGCCATTCTCGACGGTGAAGACCACCGTTTGCTGGTCATTGTCGGGCCCTGCTCGATTCACGATCCCCGCTCCGCCCTCGAATACGCTGAAAAGCTCGCCCGCTTGAGCCATGACGTCAGCGACCAGATGCTGCTGGTGATGCGCGCCTACGTCGAAAAGCCCCGTACCACAGTCGGCTGGAAAGGCCTGGCCTACGATCCGCGCCTGGACGGCAGCGATGACATGGCCGACGGCCTGACGCTCTCGCGCGAACTGATGCTGGAGATGATCCGCCTGGGCCTGCCCATCGCCACCGAATTGCTGCAGCCCATGGCCGCCGGCTACTTCGACGACCTGCTCAGTTGGGCCGCCATCGGCGCACGCACCACCGAATCGCAGATCCACCGGGAAATGGTCAGCGGGCTGCCCATGCCGGTCGGCTTCAAGAACGGCACGGACGGCGGCGTCGCCATCGCCGTGGACGCCATGCGCTCCGCCGCCCATGGCCACCGGCACTTCGGCATCGACAGCCAGGGCCACCCGGCCGTCGTCCAGACCCCAGGCAATCCCGACACCCACCTGGTGCTTCGCGGAGGCCACAAAGGGCCGAACTTCGACCGCGGCAGCGTTGCCGAGATCCAGACTGCCCTGGCCCGCCAACCGGTTCCTGGCCGGATCATGGTCGATTGCAGCCACGCCAACAGCGGCAAGGATCCCCTGCGTCAGCCCGCCGTGTTCAACGACGTGCTCGAACAGCGTCTGCAAGGCAACCGCGCCTTGATCGGCATGATGCTGGAGTCCCATCTGTTCGACGGCTGCCAGCCATTGAGCGGAACCTTGCGTTACGGCGTTTCGATCACTGACGGTTGCTTGGGCTTCAGCCCGACGGAACAGCTTCTGCTGCAGGCCGCAGAACGTTTGCGCAATCAGGCGTAG
- a CDS encoding carbon-nitrogen hydrolase family protein, which produces MSDLTIAAAQSVSVNGDLGANIARHCGFIRQAAEQGVELLVFPELSLTGYEGALAAGLAIDPQDAVLQPLRDLAREMKVTAAVGMPIRLQPHGPVLIGALVMGADGSLGVYSKQHLHTGEDRYFAPGQGGSALTIGGETVALAVCADFTHASHAAAARRLGAQCYAAGVLISEKGYGPDSTLLQGYAREHGMTVLMANHGGETGGWQSAGRSAIWAADGALVVAAPGAGDCLVVARRRAGAWQGQVTAVSEV; this is translated from the coding sequence ATGTCAGATCTGACGATTGCCGCCGCCCAGTCCGTTTCCGTGAACGGCGACCTCGGCGCCAACATTGCGCGCCACTGCGGCTTCATCCGGCAGGCTGCCGAGCAGGGCGTCGAGCTGCTGGTCTTCCCAGAGCTGTCGCTCACCGGCTACGAGGGCGCGCTGGCCGCCGGCCTGGCCATCGATCCTCAGGACGCCGTGTTGCAACCGTTGCGCGATCTCGCCCGCGAGATGAAGGTGACCGCGGCGGTCGGCATGCCGATTCGGTTGCAGCCGCATGGCCCGGTGCTGATCGGCGCTTTGGTCATGGGCGCCGATGGTTCGCTGGGCGTCTACAGCAAGCAGCACTTGCATACGGGCGAGGATCGCTATTTCGCGCCGGGCCAGGGCGGTTCGGCATTGACGATCGGCGGCGAGACCGTCGCGCTGGCGGTCTGCGCCGACTTCACCCATGCCAGCCATGCCGCCGCAGCCCGACGGCTGGGCGCGCAGTGTTATGCCGCCGGCGTGCTGATCAGCGAAAAGGGCTATGGCCCCGACAGCACCCTGCTGCAAGGCTACGCCCGCGAGCATGGGATGACGGTGCTGATGGCCAACCATGGCGGCGAGACCGGCGGATGGCAGTCGGCCGGGCGCAGCGCCATCTGGGCCGCAGACGGGGCTCTGGTCGTCGCGGCGCCCGGTGCCGGAGACTGCCTGGTCGTCGCTCGGCGCCGGGCCGGCGCATGGCAGGGGCAGGTCACCGCTGTGTCGGAGGTGTGA
- the pgsA gene encoding CDP-diacylglycerol--glycerol-3-phosphate 3-phosphatidyltransferase yields MNIPNLITVLRVLLIPIFILLFYLPYQWSYLASSSVFAFAAATDWLDGYLARRLKQSTPFGAFLDPVADKLMVAVALVLLVQEHGNFWLTLPAAVIIGREIVVSALREWMAELGARAHVAVSNLGKWKTAAQMLALVILLANPKDFSFWVLLGYALLMVSAGLTLWSMVQYLRAAWPHLKTDVEKK; encoded by the coding sequence ATGAATATCCCAAACCTGATCACCGTACTCCGCGTCCTGCTCATCCCGATCTTCATTTTGCTGTTCTATTTGCCTTACCAGTGGAGCTACCTGGCTTCGAGCTCGGTGTTCGCCTTCGCTGCGGCAACCGACTGGCTTGACGGGTACCTGGCTCGCCGCCTGAAGCAAAGCACACCGTTCGGGGCGTTCCTCGATCCGGTGGCCGACAAGCTCATGGTGGCGGTGGCCCTGGTGCTGCTGGTGCAGGAACACGGCAACTTCTGGCTGACGCTGCCGGCCGCCGTCATCATCGGCCGCGAAATCGTCGTCTCGGCGCTGCGCGAGTGGATGGCGGAGCTGGGCGCCCGCGCCCATGTCGCCGTCTCGAACCTGGGCAAATGGAAAACCGCCGCGCAGATGCTCGCGCTGGTCATCCTGCTGGCCAATCCGAAGGACTTCAGCTTCTGGGTCCTGCTGGGCTACGCCTTGCTGATGGTCTCCGCCGGCCTGACGCTGTGGTCGATGGTTCAGTACCTGCGGGCTGCCTGGCCACACCTGAAGACCGATGTGGAAAAAAAATAA
- the uvrC gene encoding excinuclease ABC subunit UvrC, with amino-acid sequence MADPFDSGAFLSTVSGRPGVYRMFDSDARLLYVGKAKNLKKRLASYFRKTGLAPKTAALVGRIAQVETTITANETEALLLEQTLIKEWRPPYNILLRDDKSYPYVFLSDGPFPRLSIHRGAKKAKGKYFGPYPSAGAIRESLSLLQKTFFVRQCEDSYYKNRTRPCLQYQIKRCKAPCVGLVEPQVYAEDVRHSVMFLEGRSHALTNELSTAMEEAAINLEFEHAAELRDQIALLRRVQDQQSMEGGTGDIDVIAAFVNPGGACVHLISVRGGRVLGSKNFFPQVGIEEDVSEVMSAFLGQYFISSPERDLPSELIVNVMHDDFPALIEAIHTLRGRELTISHRVRGTRARWQQLAVTNAEQALGARLANRQHVAARFEALADVLNLDEPPQRLECYDISHSSGEATVASCVVFGPEGAIKSDYRRYNIEGVTAGDDYAAMHQALTRRFSKLKDGEGKLPDILLVDGGKGQLSMARDVLNELAVPDLILLGVAKGATRKAGFETLYLNDAAHEFTLRGDSPALHLIQQIRDEAHRFAITGHRARRGKARRTSTLEGVAGVGPTRRRDLLKHFGGLQELSRASIEEIAKAPGISKKLAESIYANLHSE; translated from the coding sequence ATGGCCGACCCATTCGATTCCGGCGCCTTCCTGTCGACCGTCAGCGGGCGCCCCGGCGTGTACCGCATGTTCGACAGCGACGCGCGCCTGCTGTATGTCGGCAAGGCCAAGAACCTGAAAAAGCGCCTGGCCAGCTATTTCCGCAAGACCGGCCTCGCGCCGAAGACCGCCGCGCTGGTGGGCCGCATCGCCCAGGTCGAGACGACCATCACCGCCAACGAAACCGAGGCGCTGCTGCTTGAGCAGACGCTGATCAAGGAATGGCGGCCGCCGTACAACATCCTGTTGCGCGACGACAAGTCCTATCCCTATGTGTTCCTGTCCGACGGCCCGTTTCCGCGGCTGAGCATCCATCGTGGCGCCAAGAAGGCCAAGGGCAAGTACTTCGGCCCCTATCCCAGCGCCGGCGCGATCCGCGAAAGCCTCAGCCTGCTGCAGAAGACGTTCTTCGTGCGTCAGTGCGAGGACAGCTACTACAAGAACCGCACCCGTCCGTGCCTGCAGTACCAGATCAAGCGCTGCAAGGCGCCTTGCGTCGGGTTGGTCGAGCCGCAGGTGTACGCTGAGGACGTGCGCCACTCGGTGATGTTCCTCGAGGGGCGCAGCCATGCGTTGACCAATGAGCTGTCCACGGCGATGGAAGAGGCGGCGATCAATCTGGAGTTCGAGCATGCCGCCGAGCTGCGTGACCAGATAGCGCTGCTGCGCCGGGTTCAGGATCAGCAGAGCATGGAGGGCGGCACCGGCGACATCGATGTCATCGCCGCTTTCGTCAACCCGGGCGGCGCGTGCGTGCATTTGATCAGCGTGCGGGGCGGGCGGGTCCTGGGCAGCAAGAACTTCTTTCCGCAGGTCGGGATCGAGGAGGATGTCTCCGAGGTCATGTCGGCGTTCCTGGGCCAGTATTTCATCAGCAGCCCGGAGCGGGATCTGCCGAGCGAGCTGATCGTCAACGTGATGCACGACGACTTCCCGGCGCTGATCGAGGCGATCCACACGCTGCGCGGCCGGGAGCTGACCATCAGCCACCGTGTGCGCGGCACGCGGGCGCGCTGGCAGCAACTGGCGGTGACCAACGCGGAGCAGGCCCTGGGCGCGAGACTGGCCAACCGGCAGCATGTCGCCGCACGCTTCGAGGCCTTGGCCGACGTGCTGAACCTGGACGAACCGCCGCAGCGCCTGGAGTGCTACGACATCAGCCATTCCAGCGGCGAGGCGACCGTCGCCTCTTGCGTGGTGTTCGGCCCCGAGGGGGCGATCAAGTCGGACTACCGGCGCTACAACATCGAAGGCGTGACGGCCGGTGACGACTATGCCGCCATGCACCAGGCCCTGACCCGGCGCTTCAGCAAGCTGAAGGACGGGGAGGGCAAGTTGCCGGACATCCTGTTGGTGGACGGCGGCAAGGGGCAGCTGTCGATGGCCCGCGACGTGCTGAACGAACTGGCCGTGCCGGACCTGATCCTGCTCGGGGTGGCCAAGGGCGCGACCCGCAAGGCAGGCTTCGAGACTTTGTATCTGAATGATGCGGCGCATGAGTTCACCTTGCGCGGCGACTCGCCGGCGCTGCACCTGATCCAGCAGATCCGCGACGAAGCCCACCGGTTTGCGATCACCGGCCACCGGGCCCGGCGCGGCAAGGCCCGCCGCACCTCGACGCTGGAAGGCGTCGCCGGGGTAGGGCCGACCCGCCGCCGCGACTTGCTGAAACATTTTGGTGGATTGCAGGAGCTGTCTCGTGCAAGCATCGAAGAAATCGCCAAAGCACCGGGCATCAGCAAAAAGCTTGCAGAGTCGATTTATGCGAACCTGCATAGTGAGTAA
- a CDS encoding microcin C ABC transporter permease YejB has product MWAYILRRLLLIIPTLVIILLVNFVIIQAAPGGPVEQAIAHLQGIGGAAVGGGSGETMSGTSRASRGLDPQLIKDIEKQYGFDKPAHERLWLMLKNYAQLDFGKSFFRGATVTDLILQKMPVTISLGLWATLITYLVSIPLGIRKAVHHGSHFDIWSSTAIIIGYAMPAFLFAMFLIVVFAGGTSLNWFPVRGLVSDNFESLSALGKVADYFWHLVLPVTALVIGGFATLTILTKNSFLNEITRQYVVTARAKGLSERRVLYGHVFRNAMLLVVSGIPQAFISVFFAGSLLIEVIFSLDGLGRMSYEAAVSRDYPVVFGSLFIFTLFGLLIKLIGDLCYTLVDPRIDFAARNA; this is encoded by the coding sequence ATGTGGGCTTACATATTGCGGCGCCTGCTGCTGATCATCCCGACCCTGGTGATCATCCTGCTGGTGAATTTCGTGATCATCCAGGCCGCCCCCGGCGGCCCGGTGGAACAGGCCATCGCCCACTTGCAGGGCATCGGCGGCGCTGCGGTCGGCGGCGGCTCCGGCGAAACCATGAGCGGCACCTCCCGGGCCAGCCGCGGCCTGGACCCGCAACTGATCAAGGACATCGAAAAACAGTACGGCTTCGACAAGCCGGCCCACGAACGCCTGTGGCTGATGCTCAAGAACTACGCGCAGCTGGATTTCGGCAAGAGCTTCTTCCGCGGCGCCACGGTCACCGACCTGATCCTGCAGAAGATGCCGGTGACCATTTCCCTCGGCCTGTGGGCGACGCTGATCACCTACCTGGTGTCGATTCCGCTGGGCATCCGCAAGGCGGTGCACCACGGCAGCCATTTCGACATCTGGAGCAGCACCGCGATCATCATCGGCTATGCGATGCCGGCGTTCCTGTTCGCGATGTTCCTGATCGTGGTGTTCGCCGGCGGCACGTCGCTGAACTGGTTCCCGGTGCGCGGGCTGGTCTCGGACAACTTCGAGTCGCTGTCGGCCCTGGGCAAGGTCGCCGACTACTTCTGGCACCTGGTGCTGCCGGTGACGGCGCTGGTGATCGGCGGGTTCGCCACCCTGACCATCCTGACCAAGAACTCGTTCCTCAACGAAATCACCCGCCAGTATGTGGTCACCGCACGGGCCAAGGGCCTGAGCGAGCGCCGGGTGCTGTACGGCCATGTGTTTCGCAACGCGATGCTGCTGGTGGTGTCGGGGATCCCCCAGGCGTTCATCAGCGTGTTCTTCGCCGGATCCCTGCTGATCGAGGTGATCTTCTCCCTCGACGGCCTGGGCCGCATGAGTTATGAGGCGGCGGTGTCGCGGGACTACCCGGTGGTGTTCGGCTCGCTGTTCATCTTCACCCTGTTCGGCCTGCTGATAAAACTGATCGGCGACCTGTGCTACACCCTCGTCGATCCGCGCATCGACTTCGCCGCGAGGAACGCCTGA